From one Chiloscyllium plagiosum isolate BGI_BamShark_2017 chromosome 24, ASM401019v2, whole genome shotgun sequence genomic stretch:
- the samd9l gene encoding sterile alpha motif domain-containing protein 9-like, whose translation MEDIKQLQMEDWDEGQVRTWLRHIRVKVEHIQTLYEEQVTGAVLQVMSKEDLKDFHIKQGQAKLILNKRDELLNSQNLQLAQFSTSEERDCKETSPTQGSLDGTASQTAQRKSLPSKGKLKSQSNATALTSDHPSTSADSHLDSTLERVNENNLQNRCKPRPFDKEDIDFKYVRNGVLPPETGVINLICPCHEYKSLATAVKLNRQRLQAKFAHEFIRFASGCMNVRTNGTIHFGVEDGNGSSGYTHGEIIGVPVKDPSIYVDALDYIEKCFTRYAEDARNCIRPPKLVEVISKNGSEGKFVIEIDVNPSIKIVRNKIYRVRLPNFNESKNKVEYEKKAIYRRKGANTETVCEESQDDFISGMQERDKQREVAETTEEPSKIHEDLGRKLSFLINGGKKYMDNSQRYVLVINKCKPEDLQNLNFLLHINVFCVFDYDPNSKINGFFEYYLKHHTANVHFLQDYRCVDRESVSDLRKRLCLFDQTSWIFCNGCNHYDGDEKQCDLRTWVTNKKKHLKRTVSLICNEILPNGSFIVLFLLLSPVEQPLVDTFHEFYAEMNGRNDIICISESDANYQKWAQLAQPSCNIETIDKMSIVGMKLNHVNDTIHTMLPTLIDSHRYLPVSTRGLCLLKTADEERMFTLEILSVNQCEDYKMDGQDPTEIAKIERDFYRGGKVSWLNFILAEQGFCEAVIQRNAYKEVIKIIDGMLKGSSGKQLVTTVHVFHHPGSGGSTVARQVLWNFRKELRCATVKPSCAVGKVCEHAIQLLEYEENDLNQCLPVLLLLEDADEDYFDEIKHELIPAIGSKTVNVMRPLFILVNCRRSNNAEKLCKTIPLEAVAVTHKLTEEEKRLFSNRRKKLEEHFEPEFIITFVLMSEGFSEEYIQNFVKHLLEGIDQCSPVTRLIKYVALLNHYVENSNISLSHCEAFLSLGIQIDHLRVHSFETSLNDQARFLFIHFRDCTSEIKSIRIVHPLVAKEILNQISDQPRSQIAMDLLGEKAFFENRFARDEFIKFVRDLFIRRHKRSKGDSVDTVFSPLIEDICNEQKAPEKAVEVLTAAYECFGKDPFFAQQLARLHYKDQNFTDAIKWAENAKSQLPTNSYILDTEGQVYRKKLNVLFDLTHLRTEEVTPDKLSEAVSIALKAIECFRAAQKAAQSEPDSMNNSGFFGEVEVGCHLLQLLSLLDIFEKDKSGSYTKLTEYLLGKDIPEEIKEPWKNFHGKLKGLQKGINDALEWISEDSSYFQTNKCEDDEGGTSDTEDHAHNPRKWLIRKTKIYARYFTLSEQEEQNLKQSTNSYLFTLVRRLHISRNGGGSITSIFSFLSDQKDVRAVENLEKIISMYPEDHQKEKLDLVDLVNFTLSHIALACVAPRSSKLLTFSQLRELSWQFSKNKYNNSSACFLLTLLYWPDEAYDKEPDEAKGRILNTALETLKKLYDIKMKNLPSRKKQIYTHSFLGKGHGFDKIVHKSLLEKLIPSRLSERRWKWLTGDVWKNPRVTQKLKRVKGWTENGMIFVRGHYKQNKIRILPLHFPSMPQGNENITFYLGFTYGGLFAYDIQREH comes from the exons ATGG AAGATATAAAGCAGTTGCAAATGGAAGACTGGGATGAAGGCCAGGTACGGACTTGGTTACGCCATATTCGTGTCAAAGTTGAACACATACAGACATTGTATGAGGaacaggtcactggtgctgtacTGCAAGTGATGAGCAAGGAGGACCTCAAAGATTTTCATATAAAACAAGGTCAGGCAAAACTCATTCTGAATAAAAGGGATGAACTATTGAATAGTCAGAATTTACAATTGGCCCAGTTCAGCACAAGTGAAGAGAGAGATTGCAAAGAAACTTCTCCAACACAAGGTAGTTTGGACGGCACtgccagtcagacagcacagagaaAATCTCTGCCAAGTAAAGGGAAATTGAAAAGCCAGAGCAATGCTACTGCTTTGACATCAGACCACCCGAGCACTTCCGCTGACTCGCATCTTGACAGCACACTCGAGAGGGTGAATGAAAATAATCTTCAGAACCGATGCAAGCCTCGTCCATTTGACAAGGAAGATATCGACTTTAAATACGTAAGAAACGGTGTCCTTCCACCAGAAACTGGAGTTATAAATTTAATTTGTCCCTGCCATGAATATAAATCTCTTGCTACAGCTGTTAAACTAAATAGACAACGGCTGCAAGCCAAATTTGCTCATGAATTTATCAGATTTGCTTCTGGGTGCATGAATGTTCGAACTAATGGTACCATTCATTTTGGTGTTGAGGATGGCAATGGGAGTTCTGGGTATACACATGGGGAAATAATTGGTGTCCCTGTCAAGGACCCTAGCATCTATGTCGATGCTTTGGATTATATCGAGAAATGCTTCACACGTTATGCTGAGGATGCAAGAAATTGCATTCGCCCTCCTAAATTAGTGGAAGTGATCAGCAAAAATGGAAGTGAAGGGAAGTTTGTTATTGAGATTGATGTAAACCCATCAATAAagattgtgagaaacaaaatttaTAGAGTTCGTCTTCCAAATtttaatgaaagcaaaaataaGGTTGAATATGAGAAAAAGGCCATCTACAGAAGAAAGGGAGCAAACACTGAAACTGTTTGTGAGGAGAGTCAGGATGACTTTATCTCCGGGATGCAAGAAAGGGACAAACAAAGAGAAGTAGCAGAAACAACAGAGGAGCCAAGCAAAATCCATGAGGATTTAGGAAGGAAACTATCATTTCTTATAAATGGTGGCAAGAAATACATGGATAACAGCCAGCGGTATGTGCTTGTAATCAACAAATGTAAACCAGAAGATTTACAGAATTTAAATTTCTTATTGCACATAAATGTCTTTTGTGTGTTTGACTATGATCCTAATTCAAAGATCAATGGCTTCTTTGAGTACTACTTAAAACACCACACAGCCAACGTTCACTTCTTACAAGATTACAGATGTGTGGACCGAGAGAGTGTGAGCGACTTGAGGAAACGGTTATGTCTATTTGATCAAACGAGTTGGATATTCTGCAATGGGTGCAACCATTATGATGGTGATGAGAAGCAGTGTGACCTGAGGACATGGGTGACCAACAAGAAAAAGCACCTGAAGAGGACCGTCTCTCTGATCTGCAATGAAATTCTACCAAATGGCTCCTTTATTGTACTTTTTCTCCTCTTGTCACCAGTGGAACAGCCTTTGGTGGACACTTTCCATGAATTTTATGCAGAAATGAACGGCAGAAATGATATCATTTGTATTTCGGAGAGTGATGCCAACTATCAGAAATGGGCACAGCTTGCGCAGCCTTCGTGCAACATTGAAACTATTGACAAGATGAGCATTGTCGGGATGAAACTTAACCACGTAAATGACACGATCCACACCATGTTGCCAACATTAATCGACAGTCACAGATACCTACCCGTATCAACAAGGGGTCTGTGTTTACTCAAAACTGCAGATGAAGAAAGAATGTTCACGCTGGAAATACTGAGTGTCAATCAGTGTGAAGATTACAAAATGGATGGTCAGGATCCCACAGAAattgccaaaattgagagagattTTTATCGTGGTGGTAAAGTCAGCTGGTTGAATTTTATACTGGCAGAGCAAGGATTCTGTGAAGCAGTGATACAGCGGAATGCCTACAAGGAagtcattaaaattatagatggAATGCTGAAGGGTTCATCAGGGAAGCAGTTAGTAACCACAGTCCATGTATTTCACCATCCAGGCAGCGGTGGGAGCACTGTGGCACGGCAGGTCTTGTGGAATTTCCGAAAGGAGCTGCGATGTGCGACTGTTAAACCATCATGTGCTGTCGGGAAAGTCTGTGAACATGCAATCCAGTTACTTGAGTATGAAGAAAATGATCTGAATCAGTGCTTGCCAGTACTGCTGCTCCTTGAGGATGCTGATGAAGATTACTTTGATGAAATTAAGCATGAATTAATACCTGCAATTGGCAGCAAGACCGTGAATGTTATGAGACCTCTCTTCATACTTGTGAACTGTCGGAGATCCAATAATGCTGAAAAACTCTGCAAAACCATCCCACTGGAAGCAGTAGCTGTTACTCACAAATTAACTGAGGAAGAAAAAAGGTTGTTTTCTAACAGGCGTAAGAAACTTGAGGAACATTTTGAACCAGAGTTTATAATAACATTTGTTCTAATGAGTGAGGGGTTTTCAGAAGAATATATTCAGAATTTTGTGAAACATTTATTGGAAGGTATTGATCAGTGTTCTCCTGTCACTCGCTTGATAAAGTATGTCGCTTTACTGAACCATTATGTGGAGAATTCAAACATTTCACTGTCTCATTGTGAGGCATTTTTGAGTCTCGGCATTCAAATAGATCACTTGCGCGTGCACAGCTTTGAAACCTCCTTGAATGATCAGGCACGGTTTTTGTTCATACATTTCAGAGACTGCACCAGTGAGATTAAGTCGATCCGAATTGTTCACCCACTTGTTGCCAAGGAGATACTGAATCAAATCTCGGATCAGCCTCGGAGTCAAATTGCGATGGACCTTCTTGGGGAAAAGGCATTTTTTGAGAACCGATTTGCTCGTGATGAATTCATTAAATTTGTTCGAGACTTGTTCATACGACGTCACAAAAGAAGTAAAGGTGACAGCGTGGATACTGTTTTTTCTCCTCTGATTGAAGATATTTGCAATGAGCAGAAAGCTCCAGAAAAGGCTGTGGAAGTTCTGACAGCAGCTTATGAATGCTTCGGTAAAGATCCATTTTTTGCACAGCAGTTAGCTCGACTGCATTATAAGGACCAAAATTTTACTGATGCTATAAAGTGGGCAGAAAATGCAAAATCTCAGTTGCCAACTAATTCTTATATTTTAGACACCGAAGGACAAGTTTACAGAAAAAAGCTGAATGTTCTGTTTGATCTAACACATTTGCGAACAGAGGAAGTTACTCCAGACAAACTTTCAGAAGCAGTAAGTATCGCTCTGAAGGCGATTGAGTGTTTCAGGGCTGCCCAGAAAGCAGCGCAATCTGAACCTGATTCAATGAATAATTCTGGTTTCTTTGGTGAAGTGGAGGTTGGATGTCATTTATTGCAACTCCTTTCACTGCTGGATATTTTTGAGAAGGATAAAAGTGGCAGTTACACAAAACTGACAGAGTATCTTCTGGGCaaagacattcctgaagaaattaAAGAACCTTGGAAAAACTTCCATGGGAAATTGAAAGGCCTGCAGAAAGGGATAAATGATGCACTTGAATGGATATCTGAAGATTCAAGTTATTTTCAAACCAACAAATGTGAAGATGATGAAGGTGGAACCAGTGATACAGAGGATCATGCACACAATCCTAGGAAATGGCtcataagaaaaacaaaaatttatGCACGCTATTTCACTCTTTCAGAACAGGAGGAGCAAAACTTAAAACAGAGTACAAATTCTTATTTATTTACACTGGTAAGGCGTCTGCACATTTCCaggaatggtggtggaagcaTAACATCAATTTTTTCATTTTTGTCTGACCAAAAGGATGTTCGAGCTGTGGAAAACCTAGAGAAAATAATCTCCATGTATCCGGAAGATCATCAGAAAGAGAAACTAGATCTGGTTGATCTTGTCAACTTCACACTAAGTCACATTGCACTTGCCTGTGTGGCACCAAGGTCCTCAAAGCTGCTAACATTCAGCCAGCTGAGGGAACTTAGTTGgcaattttcaaaaaataaatataACAATTCAAGTGCCTGTTTCTTACTTACTTTATTGTATTGGCCAGACGAAGCTTACGACAAGGAACCTGATGAAGCTAAAGGTAGAATCTTAAATACAGCTCTTGAAACACTGAAGAAACTCTACGACATCAAAATGAAGAATTTGCCTTCCAGAAAAAAACAGATTTATACACATTCCTTCTTGGGTAAAGGACATGGGTTTGACAAAATTGTTCATAAGAGTTTGCTTGAGAAGCTAATTCCGAGCCGCCTAAGTGAACGAAGGTGGAAGTGGCTCACTGGAGATGTGTGGAAGAACCCCAGGGTCACCCAAAAGCTGAAGCGGGTTAAAGGCTGGACGGAAAATGGAATGATATTTGTACGGGGTCACTACAAGCAGAACAAGATCCGAATTTTACCATTGCATTTCCCATCAATGCCTCAAGGCAATGAGAACATAACCTTTTATCTTGGCTTTACATACGGGGGTCTTTTTGCTTACGACATCCAAAGGGAGCATTAA